One part of the Aspergillus luchuensis IFO 4308 DNA, chromosome 5, nearly complete sequence genome encodes these proteins:
- a CDS encoding alpha/beta hydrolase (COG:S;~EggNog:ENOG410PNYE;~InterPro:IPR029058,IPR013595;~MEROPS:MER0000441;~PFAM:PF08386,PF00561;~SECRETED:SignalP(1-23);~antiSMASH:Cluster_5.5), whose translation MTRQSSLVPTLLSLASLAALSQAELGKIQWRGSCNLTSYPTLVCGTLDVPLDYTESNSSKTLTLDIAKWPATKKPVSEPIIFNFGGPGVNSFEGLGLYGEEFQAILGGHNDLIAFNNRGVGDTIPFSCYSDDATRELIALQAPNDGRASSTALGEIWAQNANIAQACYATNNQTGSLIGTSFAARDIVEVADALSGKDSLVNFWGFSYGTTIGSVLAAMFPERMGYVALDGVDNPREALYGYNAQAVVDVDKVFEGFCAGCMAAPDLCPIAKEYTSAANLEAAIYLMLENLKYNPIAIPEIGGIVTWSDVKSTIFEAMYLPSSWPLTSELLYYVQTRNTTILGNSEVYETIKSYGQSASLTSASDEVGTAITCSDKHRSATMKEVLPYIKARQALSKIASDGSDGDMRCAQWNPRMFAKERYSGDFEVKTANPVLILSNTYDPATPLPAAKNLTETFEGSVLLEQNGYGHTTLSMPSLCTAKAVRAYFTNGTLPADGTVCQVDVPLFTNLTYKDVWPKSFQRSVESRDDASVLKALMSIRDKMSRRRIW comes from the exons ATGACGAGGCAGTCTTCTCTCGTTCCCACGCTACTTTCGCTAGCCTCGCTAGCAGCTCTCTCACAAGCAGAGTTGGGCAAGATCCAATGGAGAGGATCTTGCAACTTAACCAGTTATCCGACATTGGTCTGCGGAACACTAGACGTCCCATTGGACTACACCGAGTCCAATTCCAGCAAGACCCTGACTCTCGACATTGCCAAGTGGCCAGCAACCAAGAAACCGGTTTCGGAGCCTATCATTTTCAACTTTGGAGGACCTGGTGTGAATTCGTTTGAGGGCCTCGGACTTTATGGAGAGGAGTTTCAGGC AATCCTCGGCGGCCACAACGATTTGATCGCCTTTAACAATCG TGGCGTTGGAGACACCATCCCATTTTCGTGCTATAGCGATGACGCCACCCGTGAACTCATCGCCCTCCAAGCCCCTAACGACGGCAGAGCATCCAGTACAGCTTTGGGAGAAATCTGGGCGCAGAACGCAAACATCGCACAGGCATGCTATGCTACGAACAATCAGACCGGTAGCCTTATCGGAACTAGCTTTGCTGCCAGGGACATCGTGGAGGTCGCTGATGCGCTCAGTGGGAAGGATAGTTTGGTGAACTTCTGGG GATTCTCGTACGGCACTACAATCGGTTCTGTTCTGGCAGCCATGTTCCCGGAACGAATGGGATATGTCGCGCTTGATGGAGTGGATAACCCCAGAGAGGCTCTCTATGGATA CAACGCACAAGCTGTTGTGGACGTCGACAAAGTTTTCGAAGGCTTCTGTGCGGGCTGCATGGCCGCACCGGACCTGTGCCCGATCGCCAAGGAGTACACCAGTGCCGCGAACTTGGAAGCTGCCATCTACCTGATGCTCGAAAACCTCAAGTATAACCCGATTGCCATTCCTGAAATTGGTGGCATTGTGACTTGGAGCGACGTCAAATCTACCATCTTTGAAGCCATGTACCTCCCCAGCTCCTGGCCCTTGACCTCTGAGCTTCTTTACTACGTGCAAACCCGGAACACAACAATCCTTGGAAACTCTGAGGTATACGAGACCATCAAATCTTACGGCCAATCGGCTTCCTTGACTTCGGCTTCCGATGAGGTCGGCACGGCCATTACATGCTCCGACAAGCATCGTTCAGCCACCATGAAAGAGGTCCTCCCGTACATTAAGGCCAGACAGGCCCTGAGCAAGATCGCAAGTGACGGCTCGGACGGCGACATGAGATGCGCGCAGTGGAACCCGAGGATGTTTGCCAAGGAACGCTACTCCGGTGACTTTGAAGTCAAGACAGCTAACCCGGTGTTGATTCTGAGCAACACCTATGATCCCGCAACTCCTCTTCCCGCAGCGAAGAACTTGACAGAAACTTTCGAGGGAAGTGTTTTGCTCGAGCAGAACGGATACGGT CATACTACCCTGTCCATGCCCTCTCTTTGCACTGCCAAGGCTGTCCGGGCCTACTTCACCAATGGCACGTTGCCCGCTGATGGAACCGTCTGCCAGGTGGACGTGCCTCTCTTCACGAACTTGACATACAAGGATGTGTGGCCAAAGAGTTTCCAACGGAGTGTTGAGTCGAGGGATGATGCGAGTGTCCTCAAGGCTTTGATGTCCATTCGTGATAAAATGTCTCGCCGCAGGATCTGGTAA
- a CDS encoding uncharacterized protein (COG:S;~EggNog:ENOG410PXQM;~InterPro:IPR000210,IPR011333;~PFAM:PF00651;~antiSMASH:Cluster_5.5;~go_function: GO:0005515 - protein binding [Evidence IEA]) — translation MDQPTHIIDHEGEVIIVLRNANSPFAPDDYEDMNTEADALELPETDGEQPAGQTDEKRLAKEQPPETPAEDAPLSETPEENRFRIRVSAKHLMFASPVFRNMLTGGWKESMTYLSKGSVEITAESWDIEALLILLRAIHGQQSEIPRKLSLEMLAKVAVLINYYDCKDAVSILTDLWINALEEKVPESGSRDLMLWVWVSQFFKLSSQFETSTSNAMSQCDGLITSRGLPIPEKVISKDTQR, via the coding sequence ATGGATCAACCAACTCATATCATCGACCACGAAGGAGAGGTGATCATAGTCTTACGCAATGCCAACTCTCCCTTCGCACCAGACGATTACGAAGACATGAATACTGAAGCGGATGCCTTGGAACTCCCAGAAACAGATGGAGAGCAACCTGCTGGGCAAACCGACGAGAAGCGACTTGCCAAAGAACAGCCGCCCGAGACGCCAGCCGAAGACGCGCCCCTCAGTGAGACACCAGAAGAGAATCGTTTCCGTATTCGAGTCTCCGCGAAACATTTAATGTTCGCGTCCCCGGTTTTTAGAAACATGCTCACTGGAGGCTGGAAGGAAAGCATGACTTATCTATCGAAAGGCTCCGTTGAAATCACTGCCGAGAGTTGGGATATTGAAGCGCTACTTATCCTACTTCGCGCAATTCACGGACAACAGAGTGAAATCCCTCGAAAGCTATCTCTCGAAATGCTCGCGAAAGTTGCTGTTTTGATCAACTACTATGACTGCAAAGATGCCGTGTCGATTTTGACAGATCTATGGATCAACGCTCTGGAAGAAAAGGTTCCCGAATCAGGTTCCCGGGATTTAATGTTGTGGGTCTGGGTCTCTCAGTTCTTCAAACTGTCTTCGCAGTTCGAAACATCAACATCGAATGCCATGTCGCAGTGTGATGGCTTGATTACCAGCCGAGGGCTTCCAATACCCGAGAAAGTTATCAGTAAGGACACCCAACGCTAA